Genomic segment of Longimicrobium sp.:
CGGTGCTCGGGGAGGGAGGGCGCTCGGACGTGGCTCCGTCCCGCCGTCAGGCCGGTCTCGGGGCGGGGCGCGCGGCCGGCACTCCGTCGAGCATCCCCCTGACGCTGATGTCCTCGTCGACATCCGGCCAGTGCACCCCCTGCCCCGATCCGACGAGGCGCCAGTTCGCGCGCTGCTCGGGCGTCGCCTCCGCCAGGCGCCACGACCAGGCGAGCGGCACGCTGATGCTCCGGCCGTCGGCCAGGTCGGCGATGATCGAGTCGTCCGTGACCCGAACCGCCGTGATTCGCGCATCAACTCTGAGGGCAGTGCTCATCCCAGGCCCTTCCTGATTCGGGGCTCGTGTTCCTGGACGACCGTGCGGATCCGGTTCAGCTCCCGCGGAGTGAAGCCGTCGTTGCTGACGAGCACGAGCGGGTCCAGCCAGAACTTGCATTCCATCCGCTCTCGCTCGGCGTG
This window contains:
- a CDS encoding DUF2442 domain-containing protein; the protein is MSTALRVDARITAVRVTDDSIIADLADGRSISVPLAWSWRLAEATPEQRANWRLVGSGQGVHWPDVDEDISVRGMLDGVPAARPAPRPA
- a CDS encoding DUF4160 domain-containing protein; its protein translation is MPTIKGVPGPYRLFFYSFDCNEPVHVHAERERMECKFWLDPLVLVSNDGFTPRELNRIRTVVQEHEPRIRKGLG